In the genome of Luteibacter yeojuensis, one region contains:
- the phnD gene encoding phosphate/phosphite/phosphonate ABC transporter substrate-binding protein, whose translation MRGWLAAWLVCLLAALPAGAATPGDVDPQAPLTFGILPIGGPAESLEAWRPMLDDLQKALGRQVRPVSVTTYEGIAQAISEQRVDIAFLSGRLALDAVTRQNMQVIGQLTRGDGSRGYYAVLVVAADSRLRTLAQLFAHPGKWRFARGEALSVSGYLVPETQLFANRGVDSDTFFASVHVDNHQNNALAVSNGEVDVATNNTADLERFQQHFPEQYARLRILWKSSLIPHAVIVIRNDLPATLRAQVAAFITGYGKGKDGPREEANLKRIHDISGFAPAGNAELVPFADIEYTLEQRRASSAQWVSEGARDARFHKIRSDHDGLVARLRGK comes from the coding sequence GTGCGAGGCTGGCTGGCCGCATGGCTGGTCTGCCTGCTCGCCGCCCTGCCGGCCGGCGCCGCGACGCCCGGCGACGTGGATCCCCAGGCGCCACTGACCTTCGGCATCCTTCCCATCGGCGGCCCCGCGGAATCGCTCGAAGCCTGGCGGCCCATGCTGGACGACCTGCAGAAGGCGCTCGGCCGCCAGGTGCGCCCCGTCTCGGTCACCACCTACGAAGGCATCGCGCAAGCGATCAGCGAGCAGCGCGTCGACATCGCCTTCCTCTCCGGGCGGCTGGCGCTGGATGCCGTCACCCGGCAGAACATGCAGGTAATCGGGCAGCTCACGCGCGGCGACGGATCGCGCGGCTATTACGCCGTGCTGGTCGTGGCCGCGGATTCGCGCCTGCGCACCCTCGCCCAGCTCTTCGCGCACCCCGGAAAGTGGCGCTTCGCGCGCGGCGAGGCCTTGTCGGTATCCGGTTACCTGGTTCCCGAAACGCAGCTGTTCGCGAACCGCGGCGTGGATTCGGACACCTTCTTCGCCAGCGTGCATGTCGACAACCACCAGAACAACGCGCTGGCGGTATCGAACGGCGAGGTGGACGTGGCGACCAACAACACGGCCGACCTGGAGCGCTTCCAGCAGCACTTCCCCGAGCAGTACGCGCGCCTGCGCATCCTGTGGAAGTCCTCGCTGATCCCGCACGCGGTGATCGTGATCCGCAACGACCTGCCCGCCACCTTGCGGGCCCAGGTCGCGGCCTTCATCACGGGCTACGGCAAGGGCAAGGACGGCCCGCGCGAGGAAGCCAATCTCAAGCGGATCCACGACATCAGCGGCTTCGCCCCCGCGGGAAACGCCGAGCTCGTTCCCTTCGCCGACATCGAATACACGCTGGAGCAGCGCCGCGCCAGCAGCGCGCAATGGGTGAGCGAGGGCGCGCGCGATGCCCGCTTCCACAAGATCCGCAGCGATCACGACGGCCTCGTCGCGCGCCTGCGAGGGAAGTGA